Proteins encoded by one window of Rutidosis leptorrhynchoides isolate AG116_Rl617_1_P2 chromosome 7, CSIRO_AGI_Rlap_v1, whole genome shotgun sequence:
- the LOC139858240 gene encoding F-box/FBD/LRR-repeat protein At1g13570-like produces MPDGIVLYGEDDHATSFIELFPVIEHLVLCARNIWLDCFIRGVVPRDVASSLVHLKYLYLEEMCFLVNEWLRFLVLMIVSSPNLEKLKLVCFEEHSMGFDDDLFSVTMRECSDIWLEHLIELEIDGFGNKKPYLEFVKLILAKSPVLKKLRLKVDDNDEVLKLLEALLPFPRASQVVEIIVKYGGGNNIVIHPVEIHVKEVVSQISFRPSNQ; encoded by the exons ATG CCTGATGGTATTGTGCTTTATGGTGAGGATGACCATGCCACCTCCTTCATTGAGCTATTTCCTGTGATAGAACATCTTGTTCTTTGTGCTCGTAACATTTGG TTGGATTGTTTCATTAGAGGAGTCGTTCCACGAGATGTTGCAAGTTCATTAGTCCATCTCAAATACTTATACTTAGAAGAGATGTGTTTCCTTGTAAATGAGTGGTTGAGGTTTCTTGTTCTTATGATCGTTAGCTCCCCAAACTTGGAGAAGCTTAAACTAGTG TGTTTTGAAGAGCATTCGATGGGCTTTGATGATGACCTATTCTCTGTTACAATGCGAGAGTGTTCGGATATTTGGTTGGAACATTTGATTGAATTGGAGATTGATGGTTTTGGCAATAAGAAGCCTTACTTGGAGTTTGTGAAGCTTATTTTGGCCAAGTCACCTGTTCTCAAGAAGCTCAGATTGAAGGTTGACGATAATGATGAAGTGTTGAAGTTGTTAGAAGCTCTGTTACCCTTTCCACGTGCATCTCAAGTGGTTGAAATCATCGTTAAATATGGTGGTGGTAATAATATAGTTATACATCCTGTTGAAATCCATGTTAAAGAAGTAGTGTCTCAAATCAGTTTTCGTCCCTCAAATCAGTGA